A DNA window from Aureibacter tunicatorum contains the following coding sequences:
- a CDS encoding DUF4139 domain-containing protein, producing the protein MNKLKHILIASLLTVSNGIFAQDIETKVESKVQNVNLFEQGASIDRYATIQLSKGKNTIIFDKLSHVVDMESIQLAGRGFSVYSIDFNPSYNPENKLPAHIEKLSQEVDDLEIKIADINLSIKLASDKIAFLQTNKSIGNNSSITANQLATTYELYSQKLKQASEEKLKFERESQKLRKELNFKQRELNNFVSQLRHKGAIIATLHADQAISTKVKLNYTVRNASWIPIYDIRFSSLEEELTLIQNAKVSQTTGNDWNNIELSVSTGNALSQENLPHISPWKINLYPTYSKSKMMRSRVVEVPDELEINEEIEVDLDVDIEYDSENWESQEEVYKAPTNYISARQSTSTISKKFTFEKKFDIQSEDTEQQVQLRQEEIKAEFKYKAVPKYSQNVFLVAEIPNWESYGFENGKANIYMSDQYRGKTYLNKGTIGEDYIISLGKDSDIAVERSQIKDSNSRRFLGSKKKEVFAWEILVKNNKNSAAQIEIKDQIPVSLTDKIIITTEELSGANHDKSTGMLTWDLNLQANEIKKLVFKYTVESPKNERVGY; encoded by the coding sequence ATGAATAAATTAAAACACATCTTAATTGCTTCGCTTTTAACAGTATCAAACGGAATATTCGCCCAAGACATTGAAACAAAAGTTGAGAGCAAAGTGCAAAATGTCAACTTGTTCGAGCAGGGAGCTTCGATCGACAGATACGCTACTATCCAGCTTTCCAAAGGCAAAAACACTATTATTTTTGACAAACTCAGCCATGTGGTGGACATGGAAAGCATACAGCTAGCGGGCAGAGGTTTTAGCGTATATTCAATTGATTTCAACCCGAGCTATAATCCCGAAAACAAGCTTCCAGCGCATATTGAAAAATTAAGCCAAGAAGTCGACGATCTCGAAATCAAAATTGCAGATATCAACCTGTCCATAAAATTAGCATCGGATAAGATCGCTTTCTTGCAAACCAATAAATCCATCGGCAATAACAGCTCGATAACAGCCAACCAGTTAGCGACTACTTATGAACTATATAGTCAAAAACTAAAGCAAGCTTCAGAGGAAAAATTAAAGTTTGAAAGAGAATCACAGAAGCTACGAAAAGAGCTCAATTTTAAACAACGTGAATTAAATAACTTTGTCAGTCAGCTTCGCCATAAAGGAGCCATTATCGCAACACTTCATGCAGATCAAGCAATATCAACCAAAGTCAAGCTAAACTATACGGTGAGAAACGCCTCATGGATTCCGATCTATGATATAAGGTTTTCATCTTTGGAAGAAGAACTGACATTAATCCAAAATGCCAAAGTCTCTCAGACTACCGGCAATGATTGGAATAACATTGAGCTTTCTGTTTCAACAGGCAATGCCTTGTCCCAAGAAAACCTGCCTCATATCAGTCCATGGAAAATAAACCTCTATCCTACTTATTCCAAAAGCAAAATGATGCGAAGTAGAGTCGTGGAAGTGCCTGATGAATTAGAGATCAATGAAGAAATAGAAGTAGATCTTGATGTTGACATAGAATATGATTCAGAAAATTGGGAATCACAAGAAGAAGTCTACAAAGCACCAACAAATTATATCTCCGCTCGTCAAAGCACTAGCACCATCAGCAAAAAGTTTACATTTGAGAAAAAATTTGACATACAGTCAGAAGATACTGAGCAACAAGTTCAACTGAGACAAGAAGAAATCAAAGCCGAATTCAAATACAAAGCAGTGCCCAAATACTCACAAAATGTATTCTTAGTCGCAGAAATACCCAACTGGGAAAGCTATGGTTTTGAAAATGGCAAGGCCAATATCTATATGAGCGATCAGTACCGAGGCAAAACTTACCTGAATAAAGGCACCATAGGCGAAGACTATATCATCAGTCTTGGAAAAGATTCGGATATCGCTGTCGAAAGATCTCAGATCAAAGACTCAAATTCCAGAAGATTCCTTGGCAGCAAGAAGAAGGAGGTCTTTGCTTGGGAAATATTAGTAAAGAACAATAAGAACAGCGCTGCACAAATCGAAATCAAGGATCAGATACCTGTCTCATTGACGGACAAAATCATCATTACGACTGAAGAATTAAGCGGAGCCAATCACGACAAATCAACAGGTATGTTGACATGGGATTTGAATCTACAAGCCAATGAAATCAAAAAGCTGGTCTTCAAATACACAGTTGAATCACCAAAGAATGAACGTGTGGGGTATTAA
- a CDS encoding transglycosylase domain-containing protein, with the protein MIRKIIKILLIVFLALIIIISSFVLYIVYQLETSIDEVLSKEQQEWVYNEIENTESLPDKYIDTLEEYYPDKFKYSFWEVVLIAIKNHWVETCQCDRVLPLSSIPGKRMACPDYYPFTIIFDLREKVITLFIEEKFTQRKCFEYYMSKTYFGGATIGISKASRKYFDKELVELNEKEILMLNLISIRPAQYRSSENIEELAEKVELFIERHHKSRGLD; encoded by the coding sequence ATGATTAGAAAAATTATCAAAATACTGCTCATAGTATTTCTGGCTTTGATAATTATCATAAGCAGTTTTGTATTATATATCGTTTATCAGCTTGAAACTTCGATAGATGAAGTATTATCAAAAGAACAACAAGAATGGGTGTATAATGAGATTGAAAATACTGAAAGTCTTCCAGATAAGTATATCGATACATTGGAGGAATATTACCCGGATAAGTTTAAGTATTCCTTTTGGGAGGTAGTTCTTATAGCAATAAAAAATCATTGGGTAGAAACCTGTCAATGTGATAGAGTGTTGCCTCTTTCATCTATACCTGGGAAGCGTATGGCGTGTCCCGATTACTATCCTTTTACAATTATATTTGATTTGAGAGAAAAAGTCATTACTCTATTTATAGAAGAGAAATTCACTCAACGCAAATGCTTCGAGTATTATATGAGTAAAACTTATTTCGGAGGAGCAACTATCGGAATTAGTAAAGCATCAAGAAAGTATTTTGATAAGGAGCTGGTTGAGTTAAATGAAAAAGAAATACTAATGCTTAATCTTATTTCTATAAGGCCTGCTCAATATCGAAGCTCCGAGAATATAGAAGAGTTGGCTGAAAAAGTAGAGCTGTTTATTGAGAGGCATCATAAGAGTAGAGGTTTGGATTAG
- a CDS encoding DinB family protein, with amino-acid sequence MRILKSLIFILLMTISTQSFSDIIEQETFASRWLRTKNYTIEVAKAMPEDKYAYRPVEKVMSFDEELKHMMENFGKLSNFMGENEGQEILDQLVDWESKDKTEKLKIVADCFDKVGAKWTKYSEDELNAIVPFFKKEIKMTRQGIFELMNDHIAHHRGRLTLMLSMNEIQSPNYVGW; translated from the coding sequence ATGAGAATTTTAAAATCATTAATATTTATACTTCTGATGACTATTTCAACTCAATCTTTTTCAGATATTATTGAGCAAGAAACTTTTGCGAGCCGATGGCTAAGGACTAAGAATTATACCATAGAAGTGGCCAAGGCTATGCCTGAGGACAAATATGCATATCGACCAGTCGAAAAGGTCATGAGCTTTGATGAGGAGCTAAAGCATATGATGGAAAATTTTGGAAAGCTGAGCAATTTCATGGGCGAGAATGAAGGGCAAGAGATTTTGGATCAACTGGTCGATTGGGAAAGCAAGGATAAGACGGAGAAGTTGAAAATCGTCGCTGACTGCTTCGACAAGGTTGGAGCCAAATGGACCAAATATTCGGAAGATGAATTGAATGCCATTGTGCCGTTTTTTAAAAAGGAGATAAAAATGACGCGTCAGGGTATATTCGAACTGATGAATGACCATATCGCTCATCACCGCGGCAGGTTGACTTTGATGCTGTCCATGAATGAAATTCAGTCGCCGAACTATGTAGGTTGGTGA
- a CDS encoding LytR/AlgR family response regulator transcription factor → MYKCIIIDDETLARQLIESHLENIEEIKLVASCRSAIEARKVLAENEIDLIFLDIEMPVLNGVDFYHNLMHQPKVIFTTAYRDYAVEGFEVGAIDYLLKPITFPRFLKSIEKFLASQPSLSVSESENEESEKDYIFVNEDRKKVKVNFGEILYIESLKNYIKIKTLQKEHLVKYSISSFEKKIDQRFLRIHRSYIINQEKITAFTKHDIEINDIEIPIGDNYKTQIENTLIN, encoded by the coding sequence ATGTATAAATGCATAATCATCGATGATGAAACGCTCGCGCGTCAGTTGATAGAAAGCCATTTGGAAAATATTGAGGAAATCAAATTGGTAGCATCCTGCAGAAGCGCCATTGAAGCTAGAAAAGTATTAGCAGAAAATGAAATTGACTTGATCTTCTTGGATATTGAAATGCCTGTGCTCAACGGAGTGGATTTTTATCACAATCTCATGCATCAACCTAAAGTTATTTTTACGACAGCTTACAGGGACTATGCCGTAGAAGGCTTCGAAGTCGGAGCGATAGATTATTTATTAAAGCCCATTACCTTTCCTCGATTTCTAAAATCAATAGAAAAATTTCTGGCTTCCCAGCCAAGCTTATCCGTATCAGAAAGTGAAAATGAAGAGAGCGAAAAAGACTATATCTTTGTCAACGAAGACCGTAAGAAAGTCAAAGTCAACTTCGGTGAAATCCTGTACATCGAAAGCTTAAAGAATTATATTAAAATCAAAACTCTTCAAAAAGAGCATTTGGTCAAATACAGCATTTCTTCGTTTGAGAAGAAAATTGATCAACGCTTTCTTAGAATACATCGATCTTATATCATCAATCAAGAGAAAATCACCGCATTTACCAAACATGATATCGAAATCAATGATATCGAAATACCTATAGGAGATAACTACAAAACGCAAATAGAAAATACCTTGATCAACTAG
- a CDS encoding carboxypeptidase-like regulatory domain-containing protein: MLNLFSRFERDKIIKIFFLLLAQYFLLSFNTFAQHMISGKVIEKSTKEGAIGVTVVVKGKTLGTSTDVDGNFKLQVNSLSDTLVVKGVWYKNDSTLIPINDRVKLDLIVSYPDKACTPINISIDKIGMYVLGDLYNNLYGAGFEYILPFKMGVNTYIINVEYLSNYMNFDIIHYKVSSNRILGKYNNFDLKFRGRSLKMTNQQRFNDHRLYTQINIDDLILGLKLSPQFGISYNRSHFSEENFSNNMTGFMLGMNLLLPRPLYIQLETQITIYKNELDYIIQARRQWDKIMLSSRYEKFRTYESLAIGVGYEFGKLF; the protein is encoded by the coding sequence ATGCTTAATCTTTTTTCTAGATTTGAACGCGATAAAATAATAAAGATCTTTTTTTTGCTCCTTGCTCAATACTTTCTATTGAGCTTTAATACATTTGCTCAGCATATGATTAGTGGAAAAGTCATAGAGAAGTCAACAAAAGAAGGCGCAATTGGAGTGACTGTTGTTGTCAAAGGAAAAACATTAGGTACATCTACTGATGTTGATGGTAATTTTAAACTACAAGTTAATAGTTTGTCTGATACTTTGGTTGTGAAAGGAGTTTGGTATAAAAATGATTCTACTTTAATACCAATTAATGATCGAGTTAAACTAGATCTAATAGTATCGTATCCTGATAAAGCATGTACACCTATTAATATTAGTATTGATAAAATAGGAATGTATGTATTGGGAGATTTATATAATAATTTATATGGCGCTGGTTTTGAGTATATTTTACCTTTTAAAATGGGTGTAAATACGTATATAATAAATGTTGAGTATTTGAGTAATTATATGAATTTTGATATTATACATTATAAGGTATCCTCTAATAGAATATTAGGAAAATATAATAATTTTGATCTTAAGTTTAGAGGACGAAGCCTAAAGATGACAAACCAACAAAGATTTAATGATCACCGATTATATACGCAGATAAATATTGATGATTTGATTTTGGGTTTGAAGCTTAGTCCACAGTTTGGTATTTCTTATAATAGATCTCATTTTTCTGAGGAAAATTTTTCAAATAATATGACTGGATTTATGCTGGGGATGAATTTGTTATTACCAAGGCCTTTATATATCCAATTGGAAACACAAATTACTATTTATAAGAATGAACTAGATTATATTATCCAAGCAAGACGTCAATGGGATAAAATCATGCTGTCAAGCAGGTATGAAAAATTTAGGACTTATGAATCATTGGCTATCGGTGTGGGGTATGAGTTTGGTAAATTGTTTTAA
- a CDS encoding carboxypeptidase-like regulatory domain-containing protein, translating to MNKSLHILTLFFLCLINVSAWAQSKIIDQSRRESYETFIFKINNEQALYFHQEDHPKPDSTFFQHLIDSYSHDDDDFPSLAKGHYLAVKAKENSLEYKLVSVNGLHVKTFNNHVDMTFAIYDEDGNKVNDAIAKVDNKKVKFDPELEVYRLPKTNKQGLLSLHHEGMTTYYQIERDRNSSSWLKAKNIIVYNEFSKIFWTPFSYIYKSTKSLISYGSVRPPGIYYKTRRLFRKKNNYSTASWEGYILTDKPKYRKRDTVRVKAFLLDENKKPIEDKLKLYLRKSYYGTEKLISKNVKAYRPGGYSYEFILHDSLELKNDRSYYITLQGTKQNFRTEIYLEDYSLPKVKYSCRISHEKSHPNGEKQAIYLSAIDYNEMPVMDGKAEIVIFGGHVDHLYQKSYFLKDTLWKHTTSLDAIAETKITIPDSLFEQASINYDIEVKLSNSDRETEHFEFYNISYQYLPTEVFSMDMQKDSISFDWNENLLPEDHNFQQKVQLYTHIKSFYDPNIQSIPNNITLPYTVKRNALVDEYELETPEYFQSFNLDDQNIYVQTHRSDDTLKIDINNPSGISYHYYIYYKNNLTEKGFGDSDKNIELKSRGKDNYYFSLHYTHAGETKDYEYKIPMETGRMQIIVENESQIIPGKKSKVNISVLDKNHQAIPNADLTAHILTQQFEPEPVSVPIIKELNQKNRKGYNSHELTNRKGSKKQDYWNRYLIEPFDTYQQDLKFDQFKSTLGLDSVLYYDFLYPENGSFIYKEDIGSWDSYIMPFVSDNGNILKPLIVEINNKPVYYSETETPYIFPVQAGKMSLTIRVANYEVHFDEYIIEKGKKYILSLDPKIFGEKANEELTKRELEWISGYMFKVDKNPNYAYLKFGQYVQPLPPNYKRKLYGPYASYFKKSKYISKAGYEHEFYFEPNYLYQFEPRLIKMTSYDNFKKPKGNKIINHLLPLSDQLYTEEMILDQWRNEDSIKSNRIFIPNHLQNNSNTTYKGNGELHIEVSHQLKDSIGFYILTKVNDPSKTYIRRIPYFMNLFTGKYLLTVINTNKRVYDIDTIDIKPYGKKHVQINNLDSLPYEMNAEEYLVNLFERNDQKNNDFPKDELDEYIADLDKEEVEIQYNDSYNNNSQGYQTITGHVTDINGEDIIGANVIIKGTSEGTSTDIYGNYSLSVDLSIAKVLVFSSLGYATQEVEIERRRRIDVEITEDVQQLNGVVVTALGVSRNHRSLSSTVQVIESNSVSNALAGKVAGVQIISNTQTTNRLEKNAIINSNTIEQESDIKLPTLQWQNLTSKGRIRTNFSDVAHWAPELRTDENGKVSFEVKYPDNITGWKGFVYGIDPDNMLTGTTEFNVQSFLPVSANLSSPRFLNEGDSIYIFGKALNYTDDTKQVKSEFSFDGKKSYENSYSLTDTHLDSSLYIVSTLESEIDSLKMLYQVSENGTLIDGEERSIPVKPQGMFETNYENFTVNSDTVIDLKNLNLKRSMQLYVLNNSNAFWYPIAQSLADYPHGCNEQTASRLMGLLALEKIKNEKKYSRKIKKHIKTLLERQNDKGTWSWWGTGETSIWVTLHVIKILNVAEEAGYVVGLDKTKTYRELILQLNQSSNNGNSLRILHQMLDDQLVFDYKPIADSLEVKISKENYPSLSSKFDLIRLQQRLGQEIPLDTLKKYERTSVQNHTYWGSQRYRYWACYAYSMNRTTENLIMHQILKDLKSSPWNKNEVMRYMAEQHQSNAYMTTYEKAQWLAELYPDLTRLIPLEDKNETIIISDQGDTLKVDQPVHLAKAINGSKFSISNINERDVQLYFQQKNWIKAPEENTQGFEISHSFYNEQNEETHHLDAGEKARLSVNVQVKEDAEFVILEIPLPSGTEITEKNQSYWWRSGPREYFKDKVKIYYNKLYQDQEIHIDLPLLARYTGSFTVNPIKIEAMYVPNKKGNTKGDRINISFERQKAQL from the coding sequence ATGAATAAATCACTACACATATTAACACTATTTTTTCTTTGCCTGATTAATGTCAGTGCTTGGGCACAATCCAAGATCATTGATCAAAGTCGAAGAGAAAGCTACGAAACATTTATCTTTAAAATCAACAATGAACAGGCTCTATATTTTCATCAGGAAGATCACCCCAAACCCGACAGTACTTTTTTTCAACACCTTATAGACAGTTATAGTCATGATGATGATGATTTCCCTAGTCTAGCCAAAGGGCATTATCTTGCTGTAAAAGCCAAGGAGAATTCACTGGAATACAAACTCGTGTCAGTGAATGGACTGCATGTGAAGACATTTAATAATCATGTGGATATGACCTTTGCCATCTATGATGAAGACGGCAATAAAGTCAATGATGCCATAGCCAAAGTCGATAATAAAAAAGTAAAATTCGACCCTGAGCTTGAAGTTTACAGACTTCCCAAGACCAACAAACAAGGCCTTCTTAGCCTTCATCACGAGGGCATGACTACTTATTATCAGATTGAAAGAGATCGCAACAGTTCATCTTGGCTCAAAGCTAAAAACATCATTGTTTACAATGAATTTTCAAAAATATTCTGGACGCCTTTCAGTTACATATATAAAAGCACAAAATCTCTCATATCATATGGAAGTGTTAGACCTCCAGGCATTTATTATAAAACCCGACGTCTTTTCCGTAAAAAAAACAACTACTCAACAGCGTCATGGGAAGGATACATACTGACCGATAAACCCAAGTATCGCAAAAGAGATACAGTAAGAGTCAAAGCCTTTCTGCTCGATGAGAATAAAAAGCCTATTGAAGATAAGCTCAAATTGTATTTAAGAAAATCATATTATGGTACTGAAAAATTAATATCTAAAAATGTAAAAGCATATAGACCTGGCGGTTATTCATATGAATTTATACTTCATGACAGCCTTGAATTAAAAAATGATAGATCTTATTACATTACTCTTCAAGGAACAAAACAAAACTTTAGAACCGAAATATATCTGGAAGACTATTCTCTGCCCAAGGTAAAATACAGTTGTAGAATTAGTCATGAGAAATCACATCCTAATGGCGAAAAACAAGCCATCTATTTAAGTGCAATAGATTATAATGAAATGCCTGTGATGGATGGCAAAGCCGAGATTGTCATTTTTGGCGGTCATGTTGATCATTTATACCAAAAAAGTTATTTCTTGAAAGACACGCTTTGGAAACATACAACATCACTCGATGCCATAGCCGAAACCAAGATTACTATTCCTGACAGTCTGTTTGAACAAGCAAGCATCAATTATGATATCGAAGTCAAGCTATCCAACAGCGATCGTGAAACAGAGCATTTCGAATTCTATAATATATCATACCAATATCTTCCTACAGAAGTCTTTTCGATGGATATGCAAAAAGACAGTATCTCCTTTGACTGGAATGAAAATCTACTCCCTGAAGATCATAATTTTCAACAAAAGGTTCAGTTATACACGCACATCAAGTCATTTTATGATCCTAATATTCAAAGCATCCCGAATAATATCACTTTGCCTTATACCGTCAAAAGGAATGCCTTAGTAGATGAATACGAACTTGAAACTCCTGAATATTTCCAATCATTTAATTTAGATGATCAGAATATTTACGTACAAACTCATCGCTCAGATGACACTTTGAAGATTGACATCAACAATCCTTCGGGAATCAGTTACCACTATTACATTTACTATAAAAATAATCTGACAGAAAAGGGATTTGGTGATTCTGATAAGAATATTGAATTAAAAAGCCGAGGCAAAGACAATTACTACTTTTCGCTTCACTATACACATGCCGGAGAAACAAAGGATTACGAATATAAGATTCCTATGGAGACAGGCAGGATGCAAATCATCGTTGAGAATGAATCGCAGATCATCCCCGGCAAGAAATCGAAAGTCAATATCAGCGTATTGGATAAAAATCATCAAGCGATCCCCAATGCAGACCTTACGGCTCATATCTTGACTCAACAGTTTGAACCTGAACCGGTATCTGTTCCTATAATCAAAGAACTAAATCAAAAAAACAGAAAAGGCTATAACAGTCATGAATTAACCAATCGAAAGGGCTCCAAAAAACAAGACTATTGGAATAGATATTTGATTGAACCGTTTGACACTTACCAACAAGATTTGAAATTTGATCAATTCAAATCAACTTTAGGATTAGACTCTGTATTATACTATGACTTTTTATATCCCGAAAATGGATCTTTCATTTACAAAGAAGATATTGGTTCGTGGGATTCTTACATTATGCCTTTTGTCTCTGATAATGGAAATATCTTAAAGCCTTTGATCGTCGAAATTAATAACAAGCCCGTTTATTATAGTGAAACAGAGACTCCATATATTTTCCCTGTGCAAGCTGGAAAAATGTCTTTGACTATTCGTGTAGCTAATTATGAAGTTCATTTTGATGAATATATTATAGAAAAAGGCAAAAAATATATCTTAAGCTTAGACCCCAAGATATTTGGAGAAAAAGCAAACGAAGAGCTTACAAAGCGAGAATTAGAATGGATATCTGGATACATGTTCAAGGTTGATAAGAATCCTAATTATGCCTACTTAAAGTTTGGTCAGTATGTACAGCCTTTGCCTCCTAACTATAAAAGGAAATTGTATGGTCCTTATGCTTCATATTTTAAAAAATCTAAATACATTTCAAAAGCAGGATATGAACATGAATTTTATTTTGAGCCTAATTATTTATATCAATTTGAGCCTCGACTAATCAAGATGACTTCATATGATAATTTCAAAAAACCAAAGGGAAATAAGATAATCAATCATCTCTTGCCTCTGTCTGATCAGCTTTATACAGAAGAAATGATCCTAGACCAATGGAGAAATGAAGATTCGATCAAAAGCAATAGAATTTTTATACCTAACCATTTACAAAACAATAGCAATACGACATATAAAGGAAATGGTGAATTACATATTGAAGTTAGTCATCAATTAAAAGACTCCATTGGATTTTATATCCTAACTAAAGTAAATGATCCTTCTAAAACATATATCCGTCGAATCCCTTACTTCATGAATTTATTTACAGGGAAATACCTGCTTACCGTGATCAATACCAATAAAAGAGTGTATGATATTGATACCATTGATATCAAACCATATGGAAAAAAACATGTCCAAATCAACAACTTGGACAGCCTTCCATACGAGATGAATGCCGAAGAGTATCTGGTGAATCTTTTTGAAAGAAATGATCAGAAGAATAATGATTTTCCAAAAGATGAACTAGATGAATACATAGCAGACTTAGATAAAGAAGAAGTTGAAATACAATACAATGATTCATATAATAATAATAGTCAAGGATATCAAACAATAACAGGTCATGTAACAGATATTAATGGAGAAGATATAATTGGAGCAAATGTTATTATAAAAGGTACTTCGGAAGGTACTTCTACAGATATTTATGGTAATTATTCACTTTCTGTTGATCTGTCAATCGCAAAAGTTCTTGTCTTTTCAAGTCTTGGCTATGCTACTCAAGAAGTCGAAATAGAAAGACGAAGACGAATAGATGTTGAAATTACTGAAGATGTTCAACAATTAAACGGAGTAGTAGTAACTGCTTTGGGCGTTTCCAGAAATCATCGATCATTAAGTTCCACTGTACAAGTAATTGAGTCGAATTCTGTTTCTAATGCTCTTGCTGGCAAAGTGGCAGGCGTTCAAATCATTTCTAATACTCAAACAACGAATAGATTAGAAAAGAATGCAATAATTAATTCGAATACTATTGAGCAAGAAAGTGATATCAAACTCCCGACCTTGCAATGGCAAAACTTAACCAGCAAAGGCCGAATAAGGACTAACTTTTCAGATGTCGCTCACTGGGCTCCGGAGCTGAGAACCGATGAAAACGGCAAAGTATCTTTCGAAGTAAAATACCCGGATAATATCACCGGCTGGAAGGGTTTTGTCTACGGAATTGATCCTGATAATATGCTGACAGGCACTACGGAGTTCAATGTTCAGTCGTTTCTTCCTGTCAGTGCAAATCTTTCCTCACCTCGGTTTCTAAACGAAGGAGACAGCATCTATATCTTCGGCAAAGCGCTTAACTATACCGATGACACAAAGCAGGTCAAGTCCGAATTTTCATTTGATGGCAAAAAGAGTTATGAAAATTCTTACTCGCTGACGGATACTCATCTAGACAGCAGTCTTTATATTGTTTCTACTTTGGAAAGTGAAATTGATTCGCTCAAAATGCTTTATCAAGTTTCTGAAAACGGTACTTTAATCGATGGTGAAGAAAGAAGTATACCAGTCAAGCCACAAGGGATGTTTGAGACAAACTATGAGAATTTTACTGTAAATTCAGACACAGTTATTGATCTGAAAAATTTAAACCTTAAAAGATCAATGCAATTATATGTCTTGAATAATTCTAATGCTTTTTGGTATCCAATAGCTCAAAGCTTAGCCGACTATCCTCATGGTTGCAATGAACAAACAGCCTCAAGACTCATGGGACTTTTGGCTTTGGAAAAAATCAAAAATGAGAAAAAGTATTCCCGCAAGATCAAAAAGCATATCAAGACTTTGCTTGAAAGGCAAAATGATAAAGGAACTTGGAGTTGGTGGGGAACAGGTGAAACAAGTATATGGGTAACTTTGCATGTTATCAAAATACTTAATGTCGCAGAAGAAGCAGGCTATGTTGTCGGTCTTGACAAAACAAAAACTTACCGAGAGCTTATTCTACAACTTAATCAATCCTCGAACAATGGCAATAGTCTGAGAATATTGCATCAAATGTTGGATGATCAATTGGTCTTTGATTATAAACCTATTGCTGACAGTCTTGAGGTAAAAATAAGCAAGGAAAATTATCCATCACTTTCCAGCAAATTTGATCTGATCAGACTGCAACAAAGACTTGGTCAAGAGATTCCTTTGGATACATTAAAAAAGTATGAGCGTACATCTGTACAGAATCATACTTATTGGGGTAGTCAAAGATATAGATATTGGGCTTGCTATGCTTATAGCATGAACCGAACGACTGAGAACTTGATCATGCATCAAATATTAAAAGACTTGAAGTCATCGCCTTGGAATAAAAATGAGGTCATGAGATATATGGCAGAGCAACATCAGAGTAACGCTTACATGACTACCTATGAAAAAGCCCAGTGGCTAGCGGAATTATACCCAGACTTGACAAGGTTGATACCACTCGAAGATAAAAATGAAACGATTATTATCAGCGATCAAGGAGATACACTGAAAGTTGATCAACCTGTGCATTTGGCAAAAGCGATCAATGGCTCTAAATTTTCTATATCCAATATCAACGAACGCGATGTTCAGTTGTATTTCCAACAGAAAAACTGGATCAAAGCACCTGAAGAGAATACTCAAGGTTTTGAAATAAGTCATTCATTTTACAATGAACAAAATGAAGAAACACATCATTTAGATGCTGGTGAAAAAGCCCGGCTTTCAGTAAATGTTCAAGTTAAAGAAGATGCTGAATTTGTCATACTGGAAATTCCTCTGCCTTCAGGAACAGAAATCACTGAGAAAAACCAATCCTACTGGTGGAGATCAGGACCAAGAGAATACTTCAAAGACAAAGTGAAGATTTACTACAACAAGTTATACCAAGATCAAGAAATACATATTGATCTTCCACTGCTAGCACGATACACTGGCAGCTTCACCGTCAACCCAATCAAGATCGAAGCGATGTATGTCCCTAACAAAAAAGGAAATACCAAAGGCGACAGAATCAATATTTCATTCGAACGACAAAAAGCACAGTTATAA